From Arachis stenosperma cultivar V10309 chromosome 2, arast.V10309.gnm1.PFL2, whole genome shotgun sequence, one genomic window encodes:
- the LOC130961104 gene encoding sulfoquinovosyl transferase SQD2: MNTTSTSLSINPSLSPPFLSPDTNTTYSSSFSFPSSSSSYYPRFASAGFSLLQSFGPKPITPICKRSNFCTFQGSNTLRRRKSSYLGATNEKMTIAGDSLLQVVEEEEDSPPESALLDPENNSRPRRIALFVEPSPFAYVSGYKNRFQNFIKYLREMGDEVMVVTTHEGVPKEFYGAKLIGSRSFPCPWYQKVPLSLALSPRIISAVAEFKPDIIHASSPGIMVFGALAIAKLLSVPIVMSYHTHVPVYIPRYTFSWLVQPMWWVIKFLHRAADLTLVPSAAIARDLEVARVTAANKIRLWNKGVDSESFHPKFKSHEMRIRLSNGEPEKPLIVHVGRLGVEKSLDFLKSVMDRLPEARIAFIGDGPYREELEKMFQGMPAVFTGMLGGEELSQAYASGDVFVMPSESETLGLVVLEAMSSGIPVVGARAGGVPDIIPEDQDGKIGYLYTPGDLEDCLSKLKPLLYDHELRKTMGQAARLEMEKYDWRAATKKIRNENYNAAIWFWRKKRAQLLRPFQWLTKRIFPSPEVNV; encoded by the exons ATGAACACTACTTCCACTTCTCTTTCTATAaatccctctctctctcctccttttCTCTCACCTGACACAAACACcacttattcttcttctttctcttttccctcttcctcttcttcataCTACCCTCGTTTTGCTTCTGCCGGATTCTCTCTCCTCCAATCATTTGGACCAAAACCCATCACACCCATTTGCAAAAGATCGAATTTTTGCACCTTTCAAGGCTCAAACACTCTGAGAAGAAGGAAAAGTTCGTACCTTGGAGCTACCAACGAAAAAATGACCATAGCTGGGGATAGTTTGCTTCAGGTtgttgaggaagaagaagattctCCTCCTGAGTCTGCTTTGCTTGATCCTGAGAACAATTCTAGGCCAAGAAGAATCGCACTTTTCGTTGAGCCTTCTCCATTTGC GTATGTTTCAGGATACAAAAACCggtttcaaaattttataaaatacctTCGCGAAATGGGAGATGAG GTAATGGTTGTGACAACACATGAAGGTGTACCCAAGGAATTTTATGGAGCAAAATTAATTGGATCGCGAAG CTTCCCTTGTCCTTGGTATCAGAAGGTACCCCTCTCTTTGGCACTTAGTCCAAGAATAATATCAGCCGTTGCCGAGTTTAAGCCTGACATAATACACGCATCGTCACCAGGAATAATG GTGTTCGGTGCTCTTGCAATTGCAAAGCTTCTTAGTGTTCCCATTGTCATGTCTTATCACACCCATGTACCAGT aTACATTCCAAGATACACCTTTAGCTGGCTGGTGCAACCCATGTGGTGGGTCATAA AGTTTCTGCACAGAGCTGCAGACCTGACTTTGGTGCCGTCGGCTGCCATTGCAAGAGATCTTGAAGTAGCTAGAGTAACAGCAG CCAACAAGATTCGCCTTTGGAACAAGGGTGTCGATTCTGAAAGTTTCCATCCGAAATTCAAGTCCCATGAAATGCGAATAAGACTGAG CAATGGTGAGCCTGAGAAGCCCTTGATAGTTCACGTAGGACGGCTTGGAGTCGAGAAAAGTCTAGATTTCCTCAAAAG TGTCATGGATAGGCTTCCTGAAGCAAGAATTGCTTTTATAGGAGATGGACCATACAG AGAGGAGCTGGAGAAAATGTTTCAAGGCATGCCTGCAGTATTCACAGGAATGTTAGGAGGGGAAGAACTGTCTCAAGCTTACGCCAGTGGAGACGTCTTTGTGATGCCTTCGGAATCCGAGACACTCGGCCTGGTTGTCTTAGAGGCCATGTCTTCAGGGATTCCGGTCGTGGGAGCACGTGCCGGTGGTGTCCCAGACATAATCCCTGAAGACCAAGATGGCAAGATTGGCTATCTCTACACTCCGGGCGATCTAGAAGACTGTTTGAGCAAACTAAAACCTCTCTTGTACGACCACGAGTTGAGAAAAACCATGGGACAAGCTGCTCGTCTGGAGATGGAGAAGTACGATTGGAGAGCAGCCACAAAGAAGATTCGCAACGAAAACTACAACGCGGCCATTTGGTTCTGGCGCAAGAAAAGGGCTCAACTTTTAAGACCCTTCCAATGGCTCACGAAACGGATTTTCCCATCTCCAGAGGTCAATGTATAG